A region from the Aegilops tauschii subsp. strangulata cultivar AL8/78 chromosome 5, Aet v6.0, whole genome shotgun sequence genome encodes:
- the LOC109755448 gene encoding UDP-glycosyltransferase 90A1 — protein sequence MYIWRYRPPHPFQGAEAEQRSMAPSAALPCDDAGRELPHVAIFPFMARGHTIPLTHLAHLLLRRRLATVTFFTTPGNAAFVRAALPDGVDVVELPFPDGDGHSSQGAENVEGVASASSFAAFTETTTALRPRFEEALAAMRPPATLLVADAFLYWTGESAGALGVPRLSFLGTSAFAHVMREAFVRDKPGCGPPQCDATGGATGTYTVPEFPHVQFLLADIPPLPLPAIVLDAKMAMAVVGSRGVIMNTFHHLESSYIDHWDQHVGPRAWPIGPLCLARQPSFTVVDEVHNAKHSWLRWLDEKAAAGQSVLFVALGTLLAVSDEQLKEVARGLEDAQVNFLWAVRSDDSADLGIGFHERVQGRGVVTEGWVDQPAILQHDCVKGFLSHCGWNSVLESVCAGVPLAVWPMMFDQPLNAKLVVDELKVGVRVRSTGGLVKGEEVSRAVREIMLGDTRASAAKNAAVLAGHAQHAMSAGGSSWKMVEEMISELSGQPTDKASTAHVGGK from the coding sequence ATGTATATATGGCGCTACAGACCACCACATCCATTCCAAGGCGCTGAAGCAGAGCAGAGAAGCATGGCTCCTAGTGCTGCCCTTCCATGTGATGATGCCGGTCGTGAGCTCCCTCACGTTGCCATCTTCCCGTTCATGGCGAGAGGCCACACCATCCCGCTCACCCACCTGGCGCACCTCCTACTACGCCGGCGCCTCGCCACCGTGACCTTCTTCACTACCCCAGGCAACGCGGCCTTCGTACGCGCGGCTCTGCCCGACGGCGTCGACGTGGTCGAGCTCCCGTTCCCGGACGGGGACGGGCACTCTTCGCAGGGTGCGGAGAACGTCGAGGGTGTTGCGTCGGCGTCGTCCTTCGCCGCCTTCACAGAGACCACGACGGCGCTGCGACCGCGCTTCGAGGAGGCGCTCGCGGCCATGCGTCCCCCCGCCaccctgctcgtcgccgacgcgtTCCTGTACTGGACCGGAGAGTCGGCCGGCGCGCTCGGCGTCCCGAGGCTGTCGTTCCTGGGAACATCCGCGTTCGCGCACGTGATGCGGGAGGCGTTCGTGCGCGACAAGCCAGGATGTGGGCCTCCGCAGTGCGACGCTACGGGCGGCGCCACGGGCACCTACACGGTGCCGGAGTTCCCTCATGTCCAGTTCCTGCTGGCCGATATCCCTCCGCTGCCCCTGCCGGCGATAGTCCTCGACGCAAAGATGGCGATGGCTGTCGTCGGGAGCCGCGGTGTGATCATGAACACCTTCCACCACCTCGAGAGCAGCTACATCGATCACTGGGACCAGCACGTCGGGCCCAGGGCCTGGCCCATCGGCCCGCTCTGCCTAGCCCGGCAACCTTCTTTCACCGTCGTCGACGAAGTCCATAACGCCAAGCACTCATGGCTGCGGTGGCTGGACGAGAAGGCAGCCGCCGGCCAGTCCGTGCTCTTCGTCGCCCTCGGGACGCTGTTGGCGGTGTCGGACGAGCAGCTCAAGGAGGTGGCGCGAGGGCTGGAAGACGCCCAGGTGAACTTCCTGTGGGCCGTGCGGTCAGACGATAGTGCTGACCTCGGCATAGGATTCCACGAGCGCGTCCAAGGTAGGGGGGTGGTAACGGAAGGGTGGGTGGACCAACCGGCAATCCTCCAGCACGACTGTGTGAAAGGATTCCTAAGCCACTGCGGATGGAACTCGGTGCTGGAGAGCGTGTGCGCCGGCGTGCCATTGGCGGTGTGGCCGATGATGTTTGACCAACCTCTCAACGCGAAGCTCGTCGTTGATGAACTTAAGGTCGGTGTCAGGGTCAGGTCCACCGGGGGGTTGGTCAAGGGCGAGGAGGTTTCGAGGGCGGTGAGGGAGATAATGTTAGGGGACACAAGGGCGTCGGCGGCGAAGAACGCGGCGGTTTTGGCGGGGCACGCACAACACGCCATGTCCGCAGGTGGTTCGTCGTggaaaatggtggaggagatgaTTAGCGAGCTGTCTGGGCAGCCGACAGACAAGGCTAGCACGGCACACGTTGGTGGCAAGTAa
- the LOC141022817 gene encoding uncharacterized protein: protein MASPASSGTTRSRRTNPFEGPDPVVIRDLNILARVPVVLDHLTSTYYAWKTYFSLVFREYNLRDHIDGSVDSRFMEDDEEWTSIDATLIRLFYTTISKDLFHTVVSADDDAHAIWTKLNGLFTDNALQRKVFLHCEFFGCQQLDSSVDDYCMRLKKLVDELRDLGEKVSDELLLSTLITGLNEDFGNTASNIPLITNPTFPKIVAYLKLEERRMRMSRTRATHTALTAGTRGGAPPTALAPPPRPAPGPFQALPPPGFPYPVPP from the coding sequence ATGGCCTCCCCCGCTTCCTCCGGTACCACCCGCAGCCGCCGCACCAACCCGTTCGAAGGCCCCGACCCCGTCGTCATCCGCGATCTCAACATCCTCGCTCGGGTTCCCGTCGTCCTCGATCACCTCACCTCCACCTACTATGCCTGGAAGACCTACTTCTCCCTTGTGTTCCGTGAGTACAATCTCCGGGATCACATCGATGGCTCCGTGGACTCCCGCTTCATGGAGGACGATGAGGAGTGGACGTCCATCGACGCCACTCTCATCCGTTTGTTCTACACCACCATCTCGAAGGACCTCTTCCACACAGTGGTCTCTGCCGACGATGACGCTCACGCCATTTGGACTAAGCTCAAcggcctcttcaccgacaacGCGCTCCAACGCAAGGTTTTCTTGCACTGCGAGTTTTTTGGGTGCCAACAACTCGACTCGTCTGTTGACGATTATTGCATGCGCCTCAAGAAGCTTGTTGACGAGCTCCGTGACCTCGGTGAGAAGGTCTCCGACGAGCTTCTTCTCAGCACCCTCATCACCGGCCTGAACGAAGACTTCGGGAACACCGCCTCCAACATCCCTCTCATCACCAACCCGACCTTCCCCAAGATCGTCGCGTACCTGAAGCTGGAGGAGAGGAGGATGCGGATGTCGCGCACTCGGGCCACCCACACGGCCCTCACCGCCGGTACCCGCGGCGGTGCGCCGCCCACCGCCCTGGCTCCCCCACCCCGGCCCGCCCCGGGCCCCTTCCAGGCGCTGCCGCCGCCCGGGTTCCCCTACCCGGTGCCGCCAtag